A region of Salmo salar chromosome ssa17, Ssal_v3.1, whole genome shotgun sequence DNA encodes the following proteins:
- the LOC106609828 gene encoding LOW QUALITY PROTEIN: dual specificity tyrosine-phosphorylation-regulated kinase 2 (The sequence of the model RefSeq protein was modified relative to this genomic sequence to represent the inferred CDS: inserted 3 bases in 2 codons): protein MLSKKPCAAVYPTGKGGEICQLQSSPGIGVGDPRAGVATDPPSPVTLPPLRNTKSLTVGGNKHTMSDHMHVGNHQQIHVQQLFEENSNKRTVLTAQPNGLTSVGRAGLPQPDRQQPDRQQPDRQQPDITTTTAQCRQASSASLKSTDSKPQPATLTPDQAMKQFMPKLTAFEHHEIFSYPEVYFAGPNAKKRPGVIGGSNNGGYDDDQGSYIQVPHDHVSYRYEVLKVIGKGSFGQVVKAYDHKAHCHVALKMVRNEKRFHRQAAEEIRILEHLRKQDKDSTMNVIHMLENFTFRNHICMTFELLSMNLYELIKKNKFQGFSLPLVRKFAHSILQCLDSLHKNRIIHCDLKPENILLKQQGRSGIKVIDFGSSCYEHQRVYTYIQSRFYRAPEVILGSRYGMPIDMWSLGCILAELLTGYPLLPGEDEGDQLACVIELLGMPSQKLLDSSKRAKNFVSSKGYPXYCAVTTLPDGSVVLNXGRSRRGKLRGPPGSKEWVTALKGCDDPLFLDFIKQCLEWDPAVRMTPSQALRHPWLRRRLPKPPTGDKTAVKRITDGGSGAITSISKLPPTSGSTSKIRTNLAQMTDANGNIQQRTVLPKLVS from the exons GTTGGAGGCAATAAGCACACCATGAGTGACCACATGCACGTGGGGAACCACCAACAGATCCACGTTCAACAGCTGTTTGAGGAGAACAGCAACAAACGGACAGTGTTGACTGCACAGCCCAATGGGTTGACCTCTGTGGGCCGGGCAGGGCTACCGCAGCCTGACCGACAGCAGCCTGACCGACAGCAGCCTGACCGACAGCAGCCCGACATCACCACTACCACGGCCCAGTGTCGGCAGGCCAGCTCAGCCTCCCTCAAGTCCACCGACAGCAAGCCTCAGCCCGCCACCCTGACCCCGGATCAGGCCATGAAGCAGTTCATGCCCAAGCTTACGGCCTTCGAGCACCATGAGATATTCAGCTACCCAGAAGTGTACTTCGCTGGCCCCAACGCCAAGAAGAGGCCGGGGGTGATCGGGGGGTCCAACAACGGAGGCTACGATGACGATCAGGGCTCCTACATCCAGGTGCCCCACGACCACGTCTCCTACCGCTACGAGGTTCTCAAGGTGATTGGCAAGGGCAGTTTCGGTCAGGTGGTGAAGGCCTACGATCACAAGGCCCACTGCCACGTGGCGCTGAAGATGGTGAGGAATGAGAAGAGGTTCCACCGCCAGGCGGCGGAGGAGATCCGGATCCTGGAGCACCTGAGGAAGCAGGACAAAGACTCCACCATGAACGTGATCCACATGCTGGAGAACTTCACATTCCGTAACCACATCTGCATGACCTTTGAACTCCTCAGCATGAACCTCTACGAGCTCATCAAGAAGAACAAGTTCCAGGGCTTCAGCTTGCCACTCGTCAGGAAGTTCGCCCACTCTATCCTGCAGTGTCTGGACTCACTGCACAAGAACCGTATCATCCACTGTGACCTGAAGCCAGAGAACATTCTCCTGAAGCAGCAGGGACGCAGCGGGATCAAGGTGATCGACTTTGGCTCTAGTTGCTACGAGCACCAGCGGGTTTACACCTACATCCAGTCTCGTTTTTACAGAGCTCCTGAGGTCATCCTGGGGTCACGCTATGGGATGCCTATTGAcatgtggagcctgggctgtatCTTAGCAGAGTTACTCACTGGGTACCCTCTCCTGCCGGGCGAAGATGAAGGGGACCAACTGGCATGCGTCATCGAGCTGCTGGGCATGCCCTCGCAGAAGCTGCTGGACTCTTCCAAGAGAGCCAAAAACTTTGTGAGCTCCAAGGGTTACC GGTACTGCGCGGTGACGACCCTGCCAGACGGCTCGGTGGTGCTGAA GGGGCGGTCCCGCCGGGGCAAGCTGAGGGGACCCCCGGGGAGCAAGGAGTGGGTGACGGCCTTGAAGGGCTGCGATGACCCCCTGTTCCTGGACTTCATCAAGCAGTGTCTGGAGTGGGACCCTGCCGTGCGCATGACCCCCAGCCAGGCCCTCAGGCACCCCTGGCTCAGGAGGCGCTTGCCCAAACCTCCCACGGGGGACAAAACGGCCGTGAAGCGTATCACCGACGGGGGCTCTGGTGCTATCACCTCAATCTCCAAATTACCCCCCACCTCGGGCTCCACCTCCAAGATAAGGACTAACCTGGCACAAATGACGGACGCTAACGGGAACATCCAACAGAGGACAGTGTTGCCAAAACTAGTCAGTTGA